A single genomic interval of Streptomyces graminofaciens harbors:
- the istB gene encoding IS21-like element helper ATPase IstB codes for MRTVRPTTPTDPSPQGTTLGYALFATRWLQAPLYFGLVAAQGVYVYKFFNELWTLILKCVTGHATETYVMLAVLKLVDVVMIANLLIMVIVGGYETFVSRIGLQGHRDQPEWLSHVNSNVLKVKLATAIVGISSVHLLQMFVDVHHTSRHALLWGTVIHMAFIASAAILAYMSGPMVASRGSKDHGSCPGSEHGHGHGHGGGHGDNTRAEGAEGARGAKGAGQPAGPVSPSHSSDPSHSSDPSDPSGSSAPSGSSDPSGPTSTVYAPRTTVPALPPGALPIPAQAGPYETRVVSRGARAVAYGRGGPGPGEGEPGAEYRLRTAGFPARKSLEGFDHGHLRSFDRQALARLGTLDFVGAGRNVVFVGAPGTGKTHLAIGLGVRACQAGHRVLFGTAAEWAVRLAGARDEGRLAEELSALDSCPLLIVDEVGYLPFDTDTARLLFRLVAHRYERASLIVTSDRPLARWDEILGGAAPALVDRLAHHAEVVRLEGDSYRLRRTT; via the coding sequence ATGCGAACCGTGCGCCCAACCACTCCGACGGACCCGTCCCCGCAGGGCACCACGCTCGGCTACGCCCTGTTCGCCACCCGCTGGCTCCAGGCCCCGCTGTACTTCGGGCTGGTGGCGGCGCAGGGGGTGTACGTCTACAAGTTCTTCAACGAGTTGTGGACGTTAATCCTCAAGTGCGTGACCGGGCATGCCACCGAGACGTACGTGATGCTCGCGGTGCTCAAGCTCGTCGACGTCGTCATGATCGCCAACCTGCTGATCATGGTCATCGTCGGCGGTTACGAGACCTTCGTCTCCCGTATCGGCCTCCAGGGCCACCGTGACCAGCCCGAATGGCTCTCGCACGTCAACTCCAACGTGCTGAAGGTCAAGCTCGCCACCGCCATCGTGGGGATCTCGTCCGTCCATCTGCTCCAGATGTTCGTCGACGTCCACCACACCTCACGCCACGCGCTGCTCTGGGGCACGGTCATCCACATGGCCTTCATCGCCTCGGCGGCGATCCTCGCGTACATGTCGGGGCCGATGGTCGCGTCGCGGGGGAGCAAGGATCACGGCTCATGCCCAGGCTCCGAGCACGGGCACGGGCATGGGCACGGGGGCGGGCATGGGGATAACACGAGGGCCGAGGGGGCCGAGGGGGCCAGGGGGGCGAAGGGCGCCGGTCAGCCGGCCGGTCCCGTCAGCCCTTCCCACTCCTCCGACCCTTCCCACTCCTCCGACCCCTCCGACCCCTCTGGCTCCTCCGCGCCCTCCGGCTCCTCCGACCCGTCCGGCCCCACCTCCACCGTCTACGCGCCCCGCACCACCGTCCCCGCCCTGCCCCCGGGTGCGTTGCCCATCCCGGCCCAGGCGGGGCCGTACGAGACGCGGGTCGTGTCGCGTGGGGCGCGGGCGGTGGCGTACGGGCGGGGTGGTCCGGGCCCTGGGGAGGGGGAGCCGGGGGCCGAGTACCGGCTGCGTACCGCCGGTTTTCCCGCGCGGAAGTCGCTGGAGGGGTTCGACCACGGGCATCTGCGGTCCTTCGACCGGCAGGCACTCGCCCGGCTCGGGACGCTGGACTTCGTCGGGGCCGGGCGGAACGTGGTGTTCGTCGGGGCCCCCGGGACCGGCAAGACGCATCTCGCGATCGGGCTCGGCGTCCGGGCCTGTCAGGCCGGGCACCGGGTGCTGTTCGGGACCGCCGCCGAGTGGGCCGTACGGCTGGCCGGGGCCCGGGACGAGGGACGGCTGGCCGAGGAGTTGTCCGCGCTCGACTCCTGCCCCCTGCTGATCGTCGACGAGGTCGGCTACCTCCCCTTCGACACGGACACCGCCCGGCTCCTCTTCCGTCTGGTCGCGCACCGCTACGAGCGGGCCTCGCTGATCGTGACCAGCGACCGCCCGCTCGCCCGCTGGGACGAGATCCTCGGCGGGGCCGCCCCGGCGCTGGTCGACCGACTCGCCCACCACGCCGAGGTGGTCCGGCTGGAGGGGGACAGCTACCGGCTGCGGCGCACCACGTGA
- a CDS encoding DNA repair helicase XPB yields the protein MNGPLIVQSDKTLLLEVDHEQADDCRRAIAPFAELERAPEHIHTYRLTPLGLWNARAAGHDAEQVVDALVQYSRYPVPHALLVDVAETMDRYGRLTLSKHPTHGLVLTTTDRPVLEEILRSKRVAPLVGARIDPDTVAVHPSERGQIKQTLLKLGWPAEDLAGYVDGEAHPIELHEDGWALRPYQKQAVENFWHGGSGVVVLPCGAGKTLVGAGSMAQAKSTTLILVTNTVSARQWKHELVKRTSLTEDEIGEYSGTKKEIRPVTIATYQVLTTRRKGVYPHLELFDSRDWGLIVYDEVHLLPAPVFKFTADLQARRRLGLTATLVREDGRESDVFSLIGPKRFDAPWKEIEAQGYIAPADCVEVRVNLTDSERLAYATAEQEEKYRFCSTTATKRKVTEAIVRRFAGQQILVIGQYIDQLDELGAHLNAPVIKGETSNAQREKLFDAFREGEINVLVVSKVANFSIDLPEATVAIQVSGTFGSRQEEAQRLGRVLRPKADGHQAHFYSVVARDTIDQDFAAHRQRFLAEQGYAYRIMDADELLTEG from the coding sequence GTGAATGGTCCACTCATCGTCCAGTCCGACAAGACCCTGCTCCTGGAGGTCGACCACGAGCAGGCGGACGACTGTCGTCGGGCGATCGCGCCGTTCGCCGAGCTGGAGCGGGCTCCCGAGCACATCCACACCTACCGGCTGACGCCGCTCGGGCTGTGGAACGCGCGGGCCGCCGGGCATGACGCCGAGCAGGTCGTGGACGCGCTGGTGCAGTACAGCCGGTATCCGGTGCCGCACGCGCTGCTGGTGGACGTCGCCGAGACGATGGACCGCTACGGCCGTCTCACCCTGTCCAAGCACCCGACGCACGGTCTTGTCCTCACCACCACCGACCGGCCGGTGCTGGAGGAGATCCTGCGCTCGAAGAGGGTCGCTCCGCTCGTCGGGGCCCGGATCGACCCGGACACGGTCGCCGTGCACCCCTCCGAGCGCGGTCAGATCAAGCAGACGCTGCTGAAGCTGGGCTGGCCGGCCGAGGACCTCGCCGGTTACGTCGACGGTGAGGCGCACCCGATCGAGCTGCACGAGGACGGTTGGGCGCTGCGGCCGTATCAGAAGCAGGCGGTGGAGAACTTCTGGCACGGCGGCAGCGGGGTGGTCGTGCTCCCTTGTGGTGCGGGCAAGACCCTCGTCGGCGCCGGTTCCATGGCCCAGGCGAAGTCGACCACGCTGATCCTGGTCACGAACACCGTCTCCGCCCGGCAGTGGAAGCACGAGCTGGTGAAGCGGACCTCGCTGACCGAGGACGAGATCGGCGAGTACAGCGGTACGAAGAAGGAGATCCGCCCGGTCACCATCGCCACCTACCAGGTGCTGACGACCCGGCGGAAGGGCGTCTATCCGCACCTGGAGCTGTTCGACTCCCGTGACTGGGGCCTCATCGTCTATGACGAGGTGCATCTCCTGCCTGCTCCGGTCTTCAAGTTCACCGCCGATCTTCAGGCGCGGCGGCGGCTGGGCCTGACCGCGACCCTCGTCCGCGAGGACGGGCGTGAGTCGGACGTGTTCTCCCTCATCGGGCCCAAGAGGTTCGACGCGCCCTGGAAGGAGATCGAGGCGCAGGGCTATATCGCGCCCGCCGACTGCGTCGAGGTCCGGGTGAACCTCACCGACTCCGAGCGGCTCGCGTACGCCACCGCCGAGCAGGAGGAGAAGTACCGCTTCTGCTCGACGACCGCGACCAAGCGGAAGGTGACGGAGGCGATCGTCCGCCGCTTCGCCGGTCAGCAGATCCTGGTCATCGGGCAGTACATCGATCAACTCGACGAGCTGGGCGCCCACTTGAACGCGCCGGTCATCAAGGGCGAGACGTCCAACGCGCAGCGGGAGAAGCTCTTCGACGCGTTCCGCGAGGGCGAGATCAACGTCCTGGTCGTGTCGAAGGTCGCGAACTTCTCGATCGACCTGCCGGAGGCCACGGTCGCCATCCAGGTCTCGGGCACCTTCGGCTCCCGCCAGGAGGAGGCCCAGCGTCTCGGCCGCGTCCTGCGCCCCAAGGCGGACGGCCACCAGGCCCACTTCTACTCGGTCGTCGCCCGCGACACCATCGACCAGGACTTCGCGGCCCACCGCCAGCGCTTCCTGGCGGAACAGGGCTACGCCTACCGGATCATGGACGCGGACGAGCTGCTGACCGAGGGCTGA
- a CDS encoding helicase C-terminal domain-containing protein: MSTEEPTPAPLSGAPRSLAEALRARDDGSLAVLLRARPDLITPVPTDLTQLATRAGTRASVVRALERLDRFALQTAQALAVAADPASYDELSDLLAGHSGDPAVAAALPRALGTLREQALVWGPDDRLRLVRTARELLAPSPQHPSPTGLGPTVAEATAGMSPGRVQEIVTTAGLATTHDSVSAVAALTGLFTDRARMSALLDGAPAEAVEVLSRLVWGPPYGQVTASPAAHLRWLLDRGLLLPTAPGTVVIPREVALHLRGGRAHRRTDPVAPPVEAAGDHRPQVVDATAAGQAYTALATVEELLKDWDEGGPGVLRAGGLSLRDLKRTAVALDVPEPVAAFWVELAYAAGLLASDGEADERYAATPAYDEWLELPPAERWTRLATAWLTATRTAGVVGERDAKDRTLSVLGPGLDRSAAPEVRHRVLTLLAGLPEGTSPAPDSVLARLRWERPTRGHQPEGAQGPQDLRTRLARWTLSEAESLGITGRGALSTHGRALLGPANEAPADGGGLPETPGDRLPAHHATSPDPALELAAAAARAARLLAPLLPEPLDHVLLQADLTAVAPGPLKRPLAETLGVLADVESKGGATVYRFTPGSVRRALDAGRTASDLHDFLTSHSRTPVPQPLAYLIDDVARRHGHLRIGAASAYVRCDDDTMLSEILADKRSQSLGLRRLAPTVLAAQADPAALLDGLRAMGYAPAAESAEGDVLITRALAHRTPPRTAPEPVPDGPPAPDDTLLGAAIRAIRAGDLASTTPRKETATPAAAAGGLPRTSSAETLATMQAAVLTGEALWIGYVNAEGAASQRVIAPVRVEGGFVTAYDHTADEVRTYPLHRITGVAELADDAG, from the coding sequence ATGAGCACCGAGGAGCCCACCCCCGCGCCCCTGAGCGGAGCCCCCCGCTCGCTGGCCGAAGCCCTGCGCGCAAGGGACGACGGTTCGCTGGCCGTGCTGCTCCGCGCGCGGCCGGACCTCATCACGCCGGTCCCCACCGACCTCACCCAGCTCGCCACCCGCGCCGGCACCCGCGCCTCGGTCGTGCGGGCGCTCGAACGGCTGGACCGGTTCGCCCTCCAGACGGCGCAGGCGCTGGCCGTGGCCGCGGACCCGGCGTCGTACGACGAACTGAGCGACCTCCTGGCCGGGCACAGCGGCGACCCGGCCGTCGCCGCCGCGCTCCCCCGTGCCCTCGGCACGCTTCGCGAACAGGCCCTCGTGTGGGGCCCGGACGACCGGCTCCGTCTCGTCCGTACCGCCCGTGAGCTGCTCGCGCCGTCCCCGCAGCACCCCTCCCCCACCGGGCTCGGGCCGACGGTCGCGGAGGCCACGGCCGGGATGTCGCCGGGGCGGGTGCAGGAGATCGTCACCACGGCGGGGCTGGCGACCACCCACGACTCCGTGTCGGCCGTCGCCGCCCTCACCGGGCTCTTCACCGACCGCGCCCGTATGTCCGCCCTGCTCGACGGCGCCCCCGCCGAGGCGGTGGAGGTCCTCTCGCGGCTGGTCTGGGGACCGCCGTACGGCCAGGTCACCGCCAGTCCGGCCGCCCATCTGCGCTGGCTCCTCGACCGCGGCCTGCTGCTGCCCACCGCGCCCGGCACGGTCGTCATCCCCCGCGAGGTCGCCCTGCATCTGCGCGGAGGCCGGGCGCACCGGCGGACCGACCCCGTCGCGCCCCCCGTCGAGGCCGCCGGCGACCACCGTCCACAGGTTGTGGACGCGACGGCGGCCGGCCAGGCGTACACCGCGCTGGCGACCGTCGAGGAACTGCTGAAGGACTGGGACGAGGGCGGGCCGGGCGTGCTGCGGGCCGGAGGGCTGAGCCTCCGCGACCTGAAGCGGACCGCCGTCGCCCTCGACGTCCCCGAGCCGGTCGCCGCCTTCTGGGTCGAACTCGCCTACGCCGCCGGACTGTTGGCCTCCGACGGCGAGGCCGACGAGCGGTACGCCGCCACGCCCGCGTACGACGAGTGGCTGGAGCTGCCCCCCGCCGAGCGCTGGACACGGCTCGCCACGGCCTGGCTGACGGCGACCCGTACGGCCGGGGTGGTCGGGGAACGGGACGCCAAGGACCGGACGTTGTCGGTGCTGGGCCCCGGCCTGGACCGTTCGGCCGCCCCGGAGGTACGCCACCGGGTGCTGACCCTGCTCGCCGGGCTCCCGGAGGGCACGTCGCCCGCCCCCGACTCCGTACTGGCCCGACTGCGCTGGGAGCGCCCCACTCGTGGCCATCAGCCCGAGGGCGCCCAGGGCCCGCAGGACCTGCGCACCCGGCTCGCCCGGTGGACCCTGTCGGAGGCCGAGTCGCTCGGGATCACGGGCCGTGGGGCGCTGTCGACGCACGGGCGCGCCCTGCTCGGGCCGGCGAACGAGGCCCCGGCCGATGGTGGCGGCCTGCCGGAGACTCCCGGCGACAGGCTCCCCGCCCACCACGCCACCTCCCCCGACCCCGCCCTCGAACTGGCAGCTGCCGCCGCCCGCGCCGCCCGGCTGCTGGCCCCCCTTCTCCCCGAGCCGCTCGACCACGTCCTGCTCCAGGCGGACCTGACGGCCGTGGCGCCGGGCCCGCTGAAGCGCCCGCTGGCCGAGACGCTGGGCGTGCTCGCGGACGTGGAGTCGAAGGGTGGCGCGACGGTGTACCGGTTCACGCCGGGCTCCGTACGCCGTGCCCTGGACGCCGGCCGTACCGCCTCCGACCTGCATGACTTCCTGACCTCGCACTCCCGCACGCCGGTCCCGCAGCCGCTGGCCTATCTGATCGACGATGTGGCCCGGCGTCACGGCCATCTGCGGATCGGCGCGGCCTCGGCGTATGTGCGCTGCGACGACGACACCATGCTCAGCGAGATCCTCGCCGACAAGCGGTCCCAGTCCCTCGGGCTGCGTCGGCTCGCCCCGACCGTGCTGGCCGCCCAGGCCGACCCGGCTGCGCTCCTGGACGGGCTGCGCGCGATGGGCTACGCCCCGGCCGCCGAGTCCGCGGAGGGCGACGTCCTGATCACCCGGGCGCTCGCCCACCGCACCCCGCCGCGCACCGCGCCCGAGCCCGTCCCGGACGGTCCGCCCGCCCCCGACGACACCCTCCTCGGCGCCGCGATCCGCGCCATCCGCGCCGGTGACCTGGCCTCCACCACACCCCGCAAGGAGACCGCCACCCCCGCGGCGGCCGCCGGCGGACTGCCGCGCACCAGCTCCGCCGAGACGCTCGCCACCATGCAGGCCGCCGTCCTCACCGGCGAGGCCCTCTGGATCGGCTACGTCAACGCCGAGGGCGCCGCCAGCCAGCGCGTCATCGCCCCGGTCCGCGTCGAGGGCGGCTTCGTCACGGCGTACGACCACACGGCGGACGAGGTGCGGACGTACCCGCTGCACCGGATCACAGGGGTCGCGGAGCTGGCGGACGACGCGGGCTGA